In Streptomyces sp. DG2A-72, one genomic interval encodes:
- a CDS encoding SpoIIE family protein phosphatase yields the protein MTAESFPSDGDEYRPEPPRPTGLLDVLSVAAVVVDADGRIVFWTPQAEDLFGYTSEEVLGKYAARLFIHPEHLQVVAKLFADVLETGRSWAGTFPIRLKDGSTRLTEFRNMRLLDDLGDVYALGIAADHSLLQRVETDLALCERLINQSPIGLALMDPDLRYLLVNPALERIDGIPAEAHIGRTLRETLPLPDIDTIESALRQVLTTGTPLLDQYHVGRPPADPEHEHAWSLSFYRLEDPGGRVLGAATSVVDVTERHRAAAEADRARRRLALIADASTRVGTSLEVEQTARELAEVATGALADVVAVDVLDSALACRRIRRTDNSPEYFRALALKAAHPTVALRAAGPPGDLAAYDGDRLVTLCVHTGRPILVPHVDDHDLPRIARDAEAATLLAQAGVHSYLAVPLIAHGEVLGALDLKRTGNPLPFDADDVVLACELAGRAAVAIDNARWFQSVRNTALTLQRSLLPDHPPHHTGLELASRYQPAQATSEVGGDWYDVIPLSDDKTALVVGDVMGNGIDAAATMGRLRTATCAYADLDLAPGAVLQHLDKITCDLEHYIVTCLYAVYDPRTRQCLVANAGHMPPALAGPGHAPALLDLPSGAPLGVGGIPFETTTVDLVPGDLLVLYTDGLVETRHHPIDERLNVLLSFLDESHRPLEETCDLLLYGLRTSDDHDDVALLVARAL from the coding sequence ATGACAGCCGAATCCTTCCCGTCCGACGGTGACGAGTACCGCCCCGAGCCGCCCCGGCCGACCGGCCTGCTGGATGTCCTGAGCGTGGCGGCGGTGGTCGTCGACGCCGACGGGCGCATCGTGTTCTGGACCCCACAGGCGGAGGATTTGTTCGGGTACACCTCCGAAGAGGTTCTCGGCAAGTACGCGGCGCGGCTGTTCATCCACCCCGAGCATCTGCAGGTCGTGGCGAAGCTGTTCGCGGACGTACTGGAGACCGGCCGGAGCTGGGCGGGCACCTTCCCCATCCGGCTCAAGGACGGCAGCACCCGTCTGACGGAGTTCCGCAACATGCGGCTGCTGGACGATCTCGGAGACGTCTACGCGCTGGGCATCGCGGCCGACCACAGCCTGCTCCAGCGCGTCGAGACCGATCTGGCCCTGTGCGAGCGGCTGATAAACCAGTCCCCCATCGGGCTGGCGCTCATGGACCCGGACCTGCGGTATCTCCTGGTCAACCCGGCGCTGGAGCGCATCGACGGCATTCCCGCCGAGGCCCACATCGGCCGTACGCTGCGGGAGACCCTGCCCCTGCCCGACATCGACACGATCGAGTCCGCGCTGCGTCAGGTGCTCACCACGGGCACTCCGCTGCTCGACCAGTACCACGTGGGCCGTCCCCCGGCCGATCCGGAGCACGAGCACGCCTGGTCCCTGTCGTTCTACCGGCTGGAGGACCCCGGCGGTCGGGTCCTGGGGGCAGCCACCTCGGTCGTCGACGTCACCGAACGGCACCGCGCGGCCGCCGAGGCCGACCGGGCCCGGCGGCGCCTGGCGCTCATCGCCGACGCCTCGACGCGCGTCGGCACCAGTCTGGAGGTGGAGCAGACCGCCCGGGAACTGGCGGAGGTCGCCACCGGAGCGCTCGCGGACGTGGTCGCCGTGGACGTCCTCGACTCGGCCCTGGCCTGCCGGCGTATCCGCAGAACCGACAACAGCCCGGAGTACTTCCGCGCCCTCGCCCTCAAAGCGGCCCACCCGACGGTGGCCCTGCGCGCCGCCGGCCCTCCCGGTGACCTGGCCGCCTACGACGGTGACCGGCTGGTCACCCTGTGCGTCCACACCGGGCGGCCGATCCTCGTCCCCCATGTCGACGACCACGATCTGCCGCGCATCGCCCGCGATGCCGAAGCCGCCACGCTCCTGGCGCAGGCCGGTGTCCACTCCTATCTCGCGGTGCCGTTGATCGCCCATGGCGAGGTGCTCGGCGCGCTCGACCTCAAGCGCACCGGCAATCCGCTGCCCTTCGACGCCGACGATGTCGTCCTCGCCTGTGAGCTGGCCGGCCGTGCCGCCGTGGCGATCGACAACGCCCGCTGGTTCCAGAGCGTGCGCAACACCGCCCTCACCCTCCAGCGCAGCCTGCTGCCCGACCATCCGCCGCACCACACCGGTCTGGAACTCGCCTCCCGCTACCAGCCCGCTCAGGCCACCAGCGAGGTCGGCGGGGACTGGTACGACGTCATCCCCCTGAGCGACGACAAGACCGCCCTGGTCGTGGGCGACGTCATGGGCAACGGCATCGACGCCGCCGCCACCATGGGACGGCTGCGCACCGCCACCTGCGCCTACGCGGACCTCGACCTCGCTCCCGGCGCCGTGCTCCAGCACCTGGACAAGATCACCTGCGACCTGGAGCACTACATCGTCACCTGCCTCTACGCCGTCTACGACCCGCGGACCAGGCAGTGCCTCGTCGCCAACGCGGGCCACATGCCACCGGCGCTGGCCGGCCCCGGACACGCCCCCGCACTCCTCGATCTGCCCTCGGGGGCCCCGCTCGGAGTCGGCGGCATCCCCTTCGAGACCACCACGGTCGATCTGGTCCCCGGCGATCTGCTGGTCCTCTACACCGACGGCCTCGTCGAGACCCGCCACCACCCGATCGACGAACGCCTGAACGTCCTCCTCAGCTTCCTCGACGAATCACACCGCCCGCTCGAGGAGACGTGCGACCTCCTGCTGTACGGCCTGCGCACCTCCGACGACCATGACGACGTCGCCCTTCTGGTGGCTCGGGCCCTGTGA
- a CDS encoding MMPL family transporter, translating to MFRRIGSAVVRHPVWTIAAWLIAAVAIVATAPSLPSTSDESSFLPKSYESIKAADLQEKAFPSAFTPSAIALYQRTDGGELTAADQQDVARITTELGRKNIDQVQKVVPGQPSEDGRYALTLVQMDSNNAGTPKQADAAEVLREDVKELAQGTDLDVKLGGSAAQALDQQDSSQRGEALIGIGTFVIILVTLLIIFRAPILAVLPLVLIGVVAAIANGLIAYATKLFDLQANSSISSILIVVLFGVGTDYFLFLIFRYRERLRAGDEPKQAMVNAVARVGEAIASAAGAVIIAFLALVLSTLGFLKQMGPALAIAVAATLVAGLTLIPAVVSLIGPKVFWPSKSWQREPENARFAALGRSVQRRPALTAVVSGLVLLVLSLGTFGYKATFDLASGSMPKTKESMVVQDEMEKAYSAGAAAPTDVYLSSTDGEPLDKAAFDTYAKKLGAVDGVASARMTQVNKEGTTADFTVTLRYEASTDKAIDAVSRVRDVAHSDAPEGTEALVGGMSSIYKDIDTAVNHDYRTVFPVAAVLIMVILGLLLRSVVAPWYLIASVGLGFGATLGATVWIFQDGAGHSGLMFMLPVIMYLFVVAIGTDYNILMIARLREEAREGREPREAASMAIKHAGPTVAAAGVILAATFATMMLAGNSLLTEMGFAVSFGIAIAAFVMAMFFTPSLTALIGHAAWWPGHGDRAEPAADAGTGTASITTGAEREATANDPAGRRG from the coding sequence ATGTTCCGACGTATTGGCAGCGCTGTCGTCCGACATCCCGTCTGGACGATCGCGGCATGGCTGATCGCGGCGGTTGCCATCGTGGCCACCGCCCCGAGCCTGCCCTCCACCAGTGACGAGAGCAGTTTCCTGCCCAAGAGTTACGAGTCCATCAAAGCCGCCGACCTCCAGGAGAAGGCGTTCCCCAGCGCCTTCACCCCCTCCGCGATCGCGCTCTACCAGCGCACCGACGGCGGCGAGTTGACCGCCGCCGACCAGCAGGACGTCGCCCGGATCACCACCGAGCTGGGCAGGAAGAACATCGACCAGGTGCAGAAGGTCGTCCCCGGCCAGCCGTCCGAGGACGGCAGGTACGCCCTGACCCTGGTTCAGATGGACAGCAACAACGCCGGCACGCCCAAACAGGCCGACGCGGCCGAGGTGTTGCGCGAGGACGTCAAGGAACTCGCCCAGGGCACCGATCTGGACGTCAAGCTCGGCGGCTCCGCAGCACAGGCCCTGGACCAGCAGGACTCGTCCCAACGCGGCGAGGCACTGATCGGCATCGGCACCTTCGTCATCATCCTGGTGACCCTGCTGATCATCTTCCGGGCGCCGATCCTGGCCGTGCTCCCCCTGGTCCTGATCGGCGTGGTGGCCGCGATCGCCAACGGGCTGATCGCTTACGCCACCAAGCTGTTCGACCTGCAGGCCAACAGTTCGATCTCGTCGATCCTGATCGTCGTGCTCTTCGGCGTGGGCACCGACTACTTCCTCTTCCTGATCTTCCGTTACCGCGAACGCCTGCGCGCCGGCGACGAACCCAAGCAGGCCATGGTCAACGCGGTGGCCCGGGTCGGCGAGGCCATCGCCTCGGCCGCCGGGGCGGTCATCATCGCGTTCCTGGCGCTGGTGCTGTCCACGCTGGGCTTCCTCAAGCAGATGGGGCCCGCGCTGGCCATCGCGGTGGCCGCCACCCTGGTCGCGGGCCTGACCCTGATCCCGGCCGTGGTCTCACTCATCGGGCCGAAGGTCTTCTGGCCCTCCAAGTCCTGGCAACGGGAGCCGGAGAACGCCCGCTTCGCCGCCCTCGGCCGGAGCGTGCAGCGCCGCCCCGCGCTGACCGCCGTGGTGTCCGGTCTCGTCCTGCTCGTGTTGTCGCTGGGTACCTTCGGCTACAAGGCGACGTTCGACCTGGCCTCGGGCTCCATGCCCAAGACCAAGGAGTCCATGGTCGTCCAGGACGAGATGGAGAAGGCGTACTCGGCCGGCGCCGCCGCGCCGACCGACGTCTACCTGTCCAGCACCGACGGCGAGCCACTCGACAAGGCCGCCTTCGACACGTACGCAAAGAAGCTCGGTGCCGTGGACGGCGTCGCGAGTGCCCGTATGACGCAGGTGAACAAGGAAGGCACCACCGCGGACTTCACCGTCACGCTCCGGTACGAGGCGTCGACGGACAAGGCGATCGACGCGGTGAGCCGGGTACGGGACGTCGCGCACTCCGACGCGCCCGAGGGCACCGAGGCTCTGGTCGGCGGTATGTCCTCGATCTACAAGGACATCGACACCGCGGTCAACCACGACTACCGGACGGTCTTCCCCGTCGCCGCCGTGCTGATCATGGTCATCCTGGGGCTGCTGCTGCGCAGCGTGGTCGCCCCCTGGTATCTGATCGCGTCGGTGGGGCTCGGATTCGGCGCCACCCTGGGTGCGACGGTGTGGATCTTCCAGGACGGGGCGGGGCATTCGGGCCTGATGTTCATGCTGCCGGTGATCATGTACCTCTTCGTGGTCGCCATCGGCACCGACTACAACATCCTCATGATCGCCCGGCTCCGCGAGGAGGCACGCGAGGGCCGCGAACCGCGCGAGGCGGCCAGCATGGCAATCAAACACGCCGGTCCGACCGTGGCCGCCGCGGGTGTCATCCTCGCGGCGACCTTCGCCACGATGATGCTGGCGGGCAACTCCCTGCTCACGGAGATGGGTTTCGCCGTCTCCTTCGGCATCGCGATCGCCGCGTTCGTCATGGCGATGTTCTTCACCCCGAGCCTCACCGCGCTGATCGGTCACGCGGCGTGGTGGCCGGGTCACGGGGACCGGGCGGAACCGGCAGCCGACGCGGGCACCGGCACCGCGTCCATCACCACCGGGGCGGAACGGGAGGCGACGGCGAACGATCCGGCGGGACGTCGCGGCTAG
- the purU gene encoding formyltetrahydrofolate deformylase produces MGAPVEHVLTLDCPEGPGIVHAVSRFLLDHGCDIIDNQQFGERRDGHFFMRVHFAATLGSENTTETLHRDFATVAAPFAMRWHLEPITARRRVLIMVSRYGHCLNDLLFRARSGDLPIDVVAVVSNHRDHEALVTWHDIPFFHVPVTAATKPEAEARLLEIVDSFDVDLVVLARYMQVLTDGLCTRLAGRMINIHHSFLPSFKGAKPYHQAHDRGVKLVGATAHYVTADLDEGPIIAQQVIDVDHRHTPDDLAAIGRDAESAALARAVRWHCEGRVFVQGRRTVVLR; encoded by the coding sequence ATGGGGGCGCCGGTCGAGCACGTACTCACCCTGGACTGCCCAGAAGGGCCCGGCATCGTCCACGCCGTCTCGCGGTTCCTGCTCGATCACGGCTGCGACATCATCGACAACCAGCAGTTCGGCGAGCGCCGTGACGGCCACTTCTTCATGCGGGTGCATTTCGCTGCCACCCTCGGCAGCGAGAACACCACGGAGACCCTGCACCGCGACTTCGCCACCGTGGCCGCCCCGTTCGCCATGCGCTGGCACCTCGAACCGATCACCGCCAGGCGCCGCGTGCTGATCATGGTGTCCCGCTACGGCCACTGCCTCAACGACCTCCTCTTCCGCGCCCGCAGCGGCGACCTGCCCATCGACGTGGTCGCGGTGGTCTCCAACCACCGCGACCACGAGGCGCTCGTCACCTGGCACGACATCCCGTTCTTCCACGTGCCGGTCACCGCCGCGACCAAGCCCGAGGCAGAAGCCCGGCTCCTGGAGATCGTCGACTCGTTCGACGTCGACCTGGTCGTCCTGGCGCGCTACATGCAGGTGCTCACCGACGGCCTGTGCACGCGCCTGGCCGGCCGGATGATCAACATCCACCACTCGTTCCTGCCGAGCTTCAAGGGCGCCAAGCCCTACCACCAGGCACACGACCGCGGCGTCAAACTCGTCGGCGCCACCGCCCACTACGTCACCGCCGACCTCGACGAAGGCCCGATCATCGCCCAGCAGGTCATCGACGTCGACCACCGCCACACCCCCGACGACCTCGCCGCCATCGGCCGCGACGCGGAATCGGCGGCCCTGGCCCGAGCGGTCCGATGGCACTGCGAAGGCCGGGTGTTCGTCCAGGGCAGACGCACGGTGGTGCTTCGCTGA
- a CDS encoding sarcosine oxidase subunit gamma, translating to MAELTESGPVRPRRSPLEHLEDRMRAATVTGARAVALTERPFLAMANLRVDPASEAADRIEKALGAPLPRQCGDTTASGPHAVVWLGPDEWLVLSQADATALAAELTEALGGDPGSVVDVSANRTTLELTGPAARQVLEKGCPLDLHPRVFGPGRAVSTTVGPVAVLLWQVDDAPTYRLFPRSSFADYLARWLIDAMSEHDGPEVP from the coding sequence ATGGCTGAGCTGACCGAGTCCGGCCCGGTGCGCCCGCGCCGCAGCCCCCTGGAACACCTGGAAGACCGGATGCGCGCCGCCACGGTCACCGGCGCCCGCGCTGTCGCGCTGACCGAGCGGCCGTTCCTCGCCATGGCGAACCTGCGCGTCGACCCCGCTTCCGAAGCGGCCGACCGCATCGAAAAGGCCCTGGGGGCGCCGCTCCCGCGGCAGTGCGGCGACACCACCGCATCCGGCCCCCACGCGGTCGTATGGCTCGGCCCGGACGAGTGGCTCGTGCTGTCCCAGGCCGACGCGACCGCCCTGGCCGCCGAGTTGACGGAGGCGCTCGGCGGGGACCCGGGCTCGGTGGTGGACGTCTCGGCGAACCGCACCACACTGGAGCTGACCGGCCCGGCCGCCCGGCAGGTGCTGGAGAAGGGCTGCCCGCTGGACCTGCATCCCCGGGTCTTCGGACCCGGCCGGGCGGTGTCGACCACGGTGGGACCGGTCGCGGTGCTGCTCTGGCAGGTCGACGACGCGCCGACGTACCGCCTGTTCCCGCGGTCCTCGTTCGCCGACTACCTGGCGCGCTGGCTCATCGACGCGATGAGCGAGCACGACGGCCCGGAGGTGCCGTGA
- a CDS encoding sarcosine oxidase subunit alpha family protein, protein MTDQHFRLRQGGRIDRGTVLRFTVDGRELTGHPGDTVASAMLANGLVEVAPSLYRSRPRGIVAAGVEEPNALLQIDGSCSEGMLPATTVELYDGLSATTLSGMGRLDPTPDPAVYDKKYVHTDVLVVGAGPAGLAAAAAAAESGARVILIDEQPETGDWEGATEMRAALDAAPEAVVLHRTTAFGSYDDNYVLALQRRTDHLGADAPAGVSRQRLWHIRARQVVLATGAHERPLVFAGNDRPGVMLAGAVRTYLNRYGVVVGSRVVVSTTNDSAYDTVADLHAAGVAVTVVVDARPELSERATEVAAATGVRVLTESAVVDTAGEGRISSVAVQGLDADGRLTGVAESFECDLLAVSGGWSPVVHLHSQRQGRLRWDSELVAFVPDGNVRDQQVVGAARGTYSLDGCVAEGARAGALAATEAGFPVPVPTASYEEVRPEVRALWLVPGTDDSWDTHFVDLQRDVTVADVWRSTGAGMRGVEHVKRYTSLGTANDQGKTSGVNAIGVIAEVLGGSLGEIGTTAYRAPYAPVAFAALAGRERGELFDPERTTSIHRWHVAQGAMFEDVGQWKRPWYYPQPGEDMDTAVARECRAAREGVAFMDASTLGKIEIWGADAGEFLNRVYTNAFKKLKPGMARYGVMCKPDGMIFDDGVTLRLDDNRYFMTTTTGGAAGVLDWLEEWLQTEWPELDVHCTSVTEQWSTIAVVGPQSREVVAGLAPDVDLSAEAFPFMAFRETTLASGIPARICRISFSGELAYEINVSAWYGLEVWEEVYAIGRPYGITPYGTETMHVLRAEKGYIIVGQDTDGTVTPQDAGMSWVVSKQKDFIGKRSYSRADTSRTDRKQLVGLLPSDRTTRLPEGTQLVAPDVPLETVPVPMLGHVTSSYHSPALGRPFALALVADGRSRIGETLLAPVGEDLVPVEVADFVLYDPEGTKRDG, encoded by the coding sequence ATGACCGACCAGCACTTCCGGCTCCGGCAAGGGGGCCGCATCGACCGCGGCACCGTGCTGCGGTTCACCGTCGACGGACGGGAGTTGACCGGGCACCCCGGTGACACCGTCGCCTCCGCGATGCTGGCGAACGGCCTCGTCGAGGTCGCCCCCTCGCTCTACCGCAGCCGCCCGCGCGGCATCGTCGCCGCGGGTGTGGAGGAGCCCAACGCGCTGTTGCAGATCGACGGTTCGTGCTCCGAGGGCATGCTGCCGGCGACGACCGTGGAGCTGTACGACGGCCTGTCCGCCACCACGCTGTCCGGCATGGGCCGACTGGACCCGACCCCTGACCCCGCCGTCTACGACAAGAAGTACGTCCACACCGACGTCCTGGTCGTCGGCGCCGGACCGGCCGGGCTCGCTGCCGCCGCCGCTGCCGCCGAGTCCGGTGCCCGCGTGATCCTCATCGACGAGCAGCCGGAGACCGGTGACTGGGAGGGTGCCACCGAGATGCGGGCGGCGCTCGACGCGGCGCCCGAGGCCGTCGTACTGCATCGGACCACGGCGTTCGGGTCGTACGACGACAACTACGTGCTGGCGCTGCAACGGCGCACCGACCATCTCGGAGCCGACGCCCCCGCCGGCGTCTCGCGGCAGCGGCTGTGGCACATCCGCGCCCGTCAGGTGGTTCTGGCGACCGGCGCGCATGAGCGTCCGCTGGTCTTCGCGGGCAACGACCGGCCCGGGGTGATGCTCGCCGGTGCCGTCCGTACCTACCTCAACCGGTATGGCGTGGTGGTGGGTTCCCGGGTCGTGGTGAGCACGACCAACGACAGCGCCTACGACACGGTCGCCGACCTGCACGCCGCGGGTGTCGCGGTGACCGTTGTGGTGGACGCACGCCCCGAGCTGTCCGAGCGGGCCACCGAGGTCGCCGCGGCTACCGGCGTACGGGTCCTGACGGAAAGCGCGGTCGTCGACACGGCGGGCGAGGGACGGATCTCCTCGGTCGCGGTCCAGGGCCTTGATGCGGACGGCCGACTCACCGGTGTGGCCGAGTCCTTCGAGTGCGACCTGCTCGCCGTCTCGGGCGGCTGGAGCCCGGTGGTGCACCTGCACAGCCAGCGGCAGGGGCGGCTGCGCTGGGACTCCGAGTTGGTCGCCTTCGTGCCCGACGGGAACGTGCGGGACCAGCAAGTCGTCGGTGCGGCGCGCGGGACGTACTCGCTCGACGGATGCGTGGCCGAGGGGGCGCGAGCCGGTGCGCTGGCGGCGACGGAGGCCGGATTCCCGGTGCCGGTGCCGACGGCGTCGTACGAGGAGGTGCGTCCTGAGGTGCGCGCCCTGTGGCTCGTGCCGGGCACTGACGACAGCTGGGACACCCACTTCGTCGATCTCCAGCGCGATGTCACCGTCGCCGATGTCTGGCGCTCCACCGGCGCCGGCATGCGCGGCGTCGAGCACGTCAAGCGCTACACCTCGCTCGGCACGGCGAACGACCAGGGCAAGACGTCCGGGGTCAACGCGATCGGGGTGATCGCCGAGGTGCTGGGCGGTTCCCTGGGAGAGATCGGCACCACGGCCTACCGGGCGCCGTACGCGCCGGTTGCCTTCGCCGCCCTGGCGGGGCGTGAGCGCGGTGAGCTGTTCGATCCGGAGCGGACCACCTCCATCCACAGGTGGCACGTCGCTCAAGGCGCGATGTTCGAGGACGTCGGCCAGTGGAAGCGCCCCTGGTACTACCCCCAGCCGGGCGAGGACATGGACACGGCCGTGGCCCGCGAATGCCGTGCGGCCCGTGAGGGCGTGGCCTTCATGGACGCGTCCACCCTCGGCAAGATCGAGATCTGGGGCGCGGACGCGGGCGAGTTCCTCAACCGCGTCTACACCAACGCCTTCAAGAAGCTGAAGCCCGGCATGGCCCGCTACGGCGTGATGTGCAAGCCCGACGGCATGATCTTCGACGACGGCGTGACCCTGCGCCTCGACGACAACCGCTACTTCATGACCACCACGACCGGCGGCGCCGCCGGGGTCCTGGACTGGCTGGAGGAGTGGCTGCAGACCGAGTGGCCCGAACTCGACGTCCACTGCACCTCGGTGACCGAGCAGTGGTCGACGATCGCCGTCGTCGGCCCGCAGTCGCGCGAGGTCGTCGCGGGTCTCGCGCCCGACGTCGACCTGTCCGCCGAGGCCTTCCCCTTCATGGCCTTCCGCGAGACCACCCTGGCCTCCGGCATCCCGGCCCGCATCTGCCGGATCTCCTTCTCCGGCGAACTCGCCTACGAGATCAACGTCTCCGCGTGGTACGGCCTGGAGGTCTGGGAGGAGGTGTACGCGATCGGCCGGCCGTACGGCATCACCCCGTACGGCACCGAGACCATGCACGTCCTGCGGGCCGAGAAGGGCTACATCATCGTCGGCCAGGACACCGACGGCACCGTCACCCCGCAGGACGCGGGCATGTCCTGGGTGGTCTCGAAGCAGAAGGACTTCATCGGCAAGCGGTCCTACTCCCGTGCCGACACCTCCCGCACCGACCGCAAGCAGCTGGTCGGACTGCTGCCGAGCGACCGCACGACCCGGCTGCCGGAAGGTACCCAACTCGTCGCGCCGGACGTCCCCTTGGAGACGGTGCCCGTGCCGATGCTGGGCCACGTCACCTCCAGCTACCACAGCCCGGCCCTCGGCCGCCCCTTCGCTCTCGCCCTCGTCGCCGACGGGCGGTCGAGGATCGGCGAGACCCTGCTCGCCCCGGTGGGCGAGGACCTGGTGCCCGTCGAGGTGGCCGACTTCGTCCTCTACGACCCCGAAGGGACCAAGCGAGATGGCTGA
- a CDS encoding sarcosine oxidase subunit delta has product MLLIRCPWCGPRDETEYHYGGQAHVPYPETPADLTDEQWAEYVFYRDNPKGPFAERWMHSTGCRRWFNVLRDTVSYQVLASYRVDEPRPELPQAGGNR; this is encoded by the coding sequence GTGCTGCTCATCCGCTGCCCATGGTGCGGTCCGCGTGACGAGACCGAGTACCACTACGGGGGACAGGCCCACGTCCCCTACCCCGAGACCCCCGCCGACCTCACCGACGAGCAGTGGGCCGAGTACGTCTTCTACCGCGACAACCCCAAGGGCCCCTTCGCCGAGCGCTGGATGCACAGCACCGGCTGCCGCCGCTGGTTCAACGTCCTGCGCGACACCGTCAGTTACCAGGTGCTCGCCTCCTACCGGGTCGACGAGCCCCGCCCCGAACTGCCCCAGGCCGGAGGGAACCGATGA
- a CDS encoding sarcosine oxidase subunit beta family protein — protein MSAEPLPEHPDFLWRNPEPRSSYDVVIVGGGGHGLATAYYLAKNHGITNVAVLEKGWLAGGNMARNTTIIRSNYLWDESAAIYEHALKLWEQLPEELDYDFLFSQRGVLNLAHTLQDVREGMRRVGANRLNGVDAQWLEPDEVAKVCPILNVSSRTRYPVLGGTFQPRAGIAKHDHVAWALARRADELGVDLIQGCEVTGFLKDGDRVVGVETNRGRILAGRVGLAAAGHSSVLAERAGVRLPVQSHPLQALVSELHEPVHPTVVMSNHVHVYVSQAHKGELVMGAGVDSYNGYGQRGSFHVIEQQMAAAVELFPVFARAHVLRTWGGIVDVTPDASPIIGRTPVENLYVNCGWGTGGFKATPAAGWTFAHTLATGEPHPLNAPFALERFTTGALIDEHGAAAVAH, from the coding sequence ATGAGCGCCGAGCCGCTGCCGGAGCACCCGGACTTCCTCTGGCGCAACCCCGAGCCGCGCTCCTCCTACGACGTCGTCATCGTCGGCGGGGGCGGCCACGGACTGGCCACCGCCTACTACCTCGCCAAGAACCACGGCATCACCAACGTCGCCGTCCTGGAGAAGGGCTGGCTGGCCGGCGGCAACATGGCCCGCAACACCACGATCATCCGCTCCAACTACCTGTGGGACGAGAGCGCGGCGATCTACGAACACGCGCTCAAGCTGTGGGAGCAGCTCCCCGAGGAGCTGGACTACGACTTCCTGTTCAGCCAGCGCGGCGTGCTCAACCTCGCGCACACCCTCCAGGACGTCCGCGAGGGCATGCGCCGCGTGGGCGCCAACCGCCTCAACGGAGTCGACGCCCAGTGGCTGGAGCCGGACGAGGTCGCCAAGGTCTGCCCCATCCTCAACGTCTCGTCCCGCACCCGCTATCCGGTCCTCGGCGGCACCTTCCAGCCGCGGGCCGGCATCGCCAAGCACGACCACGTCGCCTGGGCGCTGGCCCGCCGCGCCGACGAGCTGGGTGTGGACCTGATCCAGGGCTGCGAGGTCACCGGCTTCCTCAAGGACGGCGACCGGGTCGTGGGGGTCGAGACGAACCGGGGCCGCATCCTCGCCGGGCGGGTCGGTCTCGCGGCGGCCGGGCACAGCAGCGTGCTGGCCGAGCGGGCGGGCGTACGACTGCCGGTGCAGTCGCACCCGCTGCAAGCCCTGGTCTCCGAACTGCACGAACCGGTGCACCCCACCGTCGTCATGTCGAACCACGTGCACGTCTACGTCTCCCAGGCGCACAAGGGCGAGTTGGTGATGGGCGCGGGCGTCGACTCGTACAACGGCTACGGGCAGCGCGGCTCCTTCCACGTGATCGAGCAGCAGATGGCCGCCGCCGTCGAACTGTTCCCCGTCTTCGCCCGCGCGCACGTGCTGCGCACCTGGGGCGGCATCGTCGACGTCACACCGGACGCCTCCCCGATCATCGGCCGCACCCCCGTGGAGAACCTCTACGTCAACTGCGGCTGGGGCACCGGCGGATTCAAGGCCACCCCGGCCGCCGGCTGGACCTTCGCACACACCCTCGCCACCGGCGAACCGCATCCGCTGAACGCCCCCTTCGCCCTCGAACGCTTCACGACGGGCGCGTTGATCGACGAGCACGGCGCCGCGGCCGTGGCCCACTGA